A portion of the Littorina saxatilis isolate snail1 unplaced genomic scaffold, US_GU_Lsax_2.0 scaffold_1934, whole genome shotgun sequence genome contains these proteins:
- the LOC138955559 gene encoding uncharacterized protein yields the protein MRKLLLIFGLFEHIMGEPLRVYTHHDGASIQCTFCRRCVEKDCTQACFLFDKDLDEVIEQCTKAERKQHLDRFLRMVNALLNQGGGVIYIHSKPHLLAFWDEQIDNDLMELVPDDTLFDNNFERRVITGENHVIFRVKPGHRPCSTRDFHSKVSLNKGLTDPTHPQMRRLLKVDRQPPDNTDPPDQIVTPSALQQGAVIRFQENVYTQAKVVQQNKLSRVRAATPVTKLVNYWWNELKLPLYIAAFTKQRHGGSFFLGLREEKEETGMRWKLVPNTEGLAAVFGGDGDKGFWKDDKNEGLIHLTTEEHVPKREHKTGRFICEGVALPKRDHGQFERELKERIRGDLLGEVIGQDVNASPDLDAFVDIFFYPVLDAGHTNGHNSNAPGADKGILGLADPKDYPASGPHACIHAGQSGSPNTGAQSAISARQSGSPDQIYVVEARVKYFHGVCFQSKGGPEAYIFDCQQKPRRAERVEMSNWIQGQRCVALQA from the exons GCACATAATGGGCGAACCACTAAGAGTGTACACGCATCATGACG GTGCCAGCATACAGTGTACCTTCTGCAGACGCTGTGTAGAGAAGGACTGCACCCAGGCATGCTTCCTATTCGACAAGGATCTGGACGAAGTCATCGAACAGTGCACGAAGGCGGAGAGAAAACAGCACCTGGACAGGTTCCTCAGAATGGTCAACGCCCTTCTCAACCAAGGGGGCGGAGTCATCTACATCCATTCAAAACCACACCTCCTGGCTTTTTGGGATGAACAG ATTGACAATGACCTAATGGAGCTGGTGCCGGACGACACTTTGTTTGACAACAACTTTGAGCGCAGGGTCATCACTGGAGAAAATCACGTCATCTTCAGGGTCAAGCCAGGACACAGGCCTTGCAGTACACGAGACTTTCACTCCAAG GTTTCACTGAACAAGGGACTGACAGACCCCACACACCCGCAGATGCGAAGGCTGTTGAAGGTCGACAGACAACCTCCAGACAACACAGATCCGCCGGATCAGATCGTCACGCCCTCAGCACTCCAACAAGGCGCAGTCATCCGGTTTCAGGAGAACGTCTACACGCAAGCTAAGGTTGTTCAGCAGAACAAGCTAAGCAGAGTCAGAGCCGCGACGCCAGTGACCAAGCTGGTGAACTACTGGTGGAACGAATTGAAGCTTCCTCTGTACATCGCAGCTTTCACCAAACAAAGACACGGCGGTTCCTTCTTCCTTGGGCTGAgagaagagaaggaggagacTGGTATGCGGTGGAAGCTTGTGCCAAACACAGAGGGTCTTGCAGCAGTTTTTGGCGGGGATGGAGACAAAGGGTTCTGGAAGGATGACAAGAACGAAGGTCTGATCCACCTCACCACCGAGGAGCACGTGCCAAAAAGGGAGCACAAGACTGGGCGGTTCATCTGCGAGGGGGTAGCTCTGCCCAAGAGAGACCACGGCCAGTTTGAAAGAGAGCTGAAGGAACGCATCAGGGGAGATCTGTTGGGGGAGGTTATCGGACAGGACGTCAACGCGAGTCCAGATCTTGACGCCTTTGTGGATATCTTCTTCTACCCTGTATTAGATGCTGGACACACCAACGGTCATAACAGCAATGCCCCTGGAGCGGATAAGGGTATCCTCGGCCTCGCAGACCCAAAAGACTATCCTGCCTCAGGACCACACGCTTGTATCCACGCAGGCCAAAGTGGTTCTCCTAACACGGGAGCACAATCAGCTATCTCCGCACGTCAAAGTGGTTCTCCAGACCAGATTTATGTGGTGGAGGCCAGGGTGAAGTATTTCCACGGCGTGTGTTTCCAAAGCAAGGGCGGGCCTGAGGCGTACATTTTTGATTGCCAGCAGAAGCCCAGGCGGGCAGAGCGCGTGGAAATGTCAAACTGGATCCAGGGCCAGAGATGTGTAGCTCTTCAAGCATGA